A segment of the Agrobacterium tumefaciens genome:
ATTGGTGCGCCGGATGGTCTGGGCGTTTCGTTTCTTGCGCCAAGGCTCGGTCGGCTGACAGCGCGTTATCCCGATCTCAAGATCCAGCTTGTGCCGGTGCCACGCTCCTTTTCTCTTTCGCAGAGAGAAGCGGACATTGCCATCACGATTGAACGGCCGGATCAGGGCAGATTGGTGCAGTCGAAACTGACCGATTATTCGCTCGGGCTTTATGCCTCGAAGGCCTATCTCGAAGAGTACGGTACTCCTCAAGATGTCGAAGCCCTCAAGCAGCATCGCCGCATCGGCTACGTGGAAGATCTGATCTTTTCGCCGTCGTTGAACTATACCGGCGAAATCATGCGGGACTGGGATGCGACGTTCGAAATCTCCAGTGCTATCGGCCAGACAGAGGCTGTGCGTTCGGGAGCGGGGATCGGCATCCTGCACAACTATATCGCCGGGCAGTATCCAGAGTTGATACGGATATTGCCCGAGATCGGCATTAGTCGTGCCTATTGGACCGCGTATCACGAATCTGCGCGCCAGCTTGTTCGGGTACGGACAGTGGTTGATTTTCTACAGGAGTTGGTTGCTGCAGAACGACGGATTTTCGCCTGAAATCTGCACGGAACAGATTCTGCGAGCCTAATTGTATGATTATTGCCGGAAGGCGCTCGCGCCGGACTTGACAAGTGGCCGTCGCCTGAACGACCAATGCAGCCATTGGGAGACATCAGGAACTGAAATGCCGAATATACTTCGAAAGCTCTCGCCGACTGGTCTCGGCGTGGCCGTCATGCTGCTTGGAATGCTGCTTTTCGCGTTGAATGATGCGATGGGGAAGTGGTTGGTCGCGACCTATAGCCTGGGGCAAGTGGTGCTCATCAGAAGCGCTGCGGCACTCGTCATCCTGGTTCCGATCCTTTGGCGGGGTGGCCTCGCCAGTGTGGTAAAAGTCGAGCGCCCCTCTCTTCAGGCTGCTCGTGTCTTCTTTTCAACCGCTGAGCTTTTCTGTTTCTATTTCGCTGTCAAGGCTTTGCCACTTGCCGACGTCATGACTTATTGGCTCGCAGCGCCGATCTATGTCGCGGCTCTGTCGCCGTTTCTGTTGGGCGAAAAGGTCGGCTGGCGCCGCTGGACCGCGATTGCTATCGGTTTTGTCGGTGTCGTGATTGCGTTGAAACCAAGTTCGGCAAGCCTGACCTCGGCGGCGCTTTTTTCAATTCTGGGCAGTGCGGCATTCGCATTCATGATGTTATCAGGCCGCCAGCTTCGCAACACGCCCGATACCGTTCTGGCATTCTGGCAGATCGTCGGTGCAGCCGTTGCCGCAGTTGTGGCCGTCGCCGCCGCTCCGTCCGGATGGGCGCCCATTCAGTCTGCTTTCGATCTTTCCCTGCTTTGCATGCTGGGCGTTGTGGCCATGACTGCCCACGTGCTCGTCAACCGCGCCTTGAAGCTCGCCGATGCGGCCACGGTCGCGCCGCTGCAATATACCCTGTTGCTGTGGGCGGTCATCTTCGGCTGGATGTTCTTCGGTGATGTGCCGCAGGCAAGCATCGTTGCCGGTGCCGGATTGATCGTTTTGTCTGGACTCTATATTTTCTTTCGCGAAAATACGCTCAAGCGCCGCCGTCAGGCCGAAGATCGTATCGCGGCGGAATAGATTGTCTATGCCCGTTGTGGTGTCCCCGGTTGGAACTTTACGCTGGGAACATCACAGGGGCTTGACGAAAGCGTGATCTTCGAAGAGTAGAAAGAGGTCCTGCGACGAGACGTCGCGAAAGGACAGAGGAAACAAAGGTGCCGGGCCCCTCTGGCGAGAGTTTTACGGCGCTCTCGTGATGTCGGTACCGCCTGCAAAATTGGCCGGCGGATTAAAAATTATGAATAACCTGAATGTGCTTCGCGCGCGTGCTTTCTGCGTGCGGCACGACGCTCCACGTCGTTCCGCTATCGTTTCCCTTTCCGGAGGTGACCGCACATGAGCGCCGCCCAGAAAACCACGCTGTCCTACTTCAAGTGGGCATTTATCGTCACCGTCGTCGGTCTGATCCTTGGCGGGTATCTCGGTTGGGAGATGACCGGAACGATCGGTGGAACAGCCACGATCTTCTTCATCTGCGCGGTTCTCGCCGTGCTGGAAATCTCGCTGTCCTTCGACAACGCTATTGTCAATGCCAACAAGCTCAAGGACATGACGCCGGAGTGGCAGCATCGCTTCCTGACCTGGGGTATTCTGATCGCCGTTTTCGGCATGCGTATCGTCTTCCCGCTTTTGATCGTCGTCATCGCGGCGAATGTCGGCCCCTGGACCGCACTGGTCATGGCTGCCACGCAGCCGGAACGCTATGCGGAAATCATGCATGATGCCCACCTGCCGATTGCGGCTTTCGGTGGCACGTTCTTGATGATGGTCGGCCTGAACTTCTTTTTCGACCATGAAAAGGACGTGCACTGGGTGCGCTGGATCGAGGAGAAGGCTGCGACCTATTCCTCCGTCAAGGGTATAGAAATTGCCTTCGTTCTGATCGTCATGCTGATCTTTTCCCGCATTATCGGTGCGAGCGAAGATCCGGCACTTGGTCCCGTTGCAGCCAATACCTTCTTCCATTCCGCGATCTGGGGTCTCTTGACCTTCCTGCTCGTTGAAGTGGTCGGCGGTATTCTCGACCGTAGCCAGGAGATGTTGGAAGGTGCGGCAAAGGGCGGCTTCGGCGCGTTCCTTTACCTTGAAGTGCTGGACGCGAGCTTCTCCTTCGACGGTGTGATCGGCGCTTTCGCTTTGACGCAGAACCTGTTCATCATTGCGATCGGCCTTGGTATCGGTGCGATGTATGTTCGTTCGATGACGATCATGCTTGTCGAAAAAGGAACGCTGGCGGAATACCGTTATCTCGAGCACGGCGCGTTTTATGCGATCCTCATCCTCTCGGTCATCATGTATGTCCAGACGATGTTCCATATTCCGGAAGTCATCACGGGTCTCGGCGGTGCTGCCTTGATCGGGATCTCGCTTTGGTCGTCGATCCGCTACAATCGTCAGCAGAGTGCTGACGCAGTAGAGGCTGCACGCGGCGCGGAAATCTAAGACTCGTCGACAAAAGCCTTCCGCCTAAAAGGGTGGAAGGCTCGTTGCCTAATTTTTCGCCTAAGCCTGTTTTTGCAGCAATGAAGATTTGGCGAAAACTATCAGTCTTCGAAAGCTCGAGGGCTGCAAGTCATTGACTCCCTTTATACTTGTGCGATGCAAAAAAACTGGCACGTTTCCTGCTTCTATTGTCGCAAGTCCAGAGGGGACGTTAAAAAGCCCGAAAACGGGTCCATACACGCCGCGTTGCCATCGATCCAAAAGGGATTGCCGGTAACGCGGCGTTTGTGTTTCGTCGCATCACTGCTTGAGTTTTCCTTGCCGTTGTTTGAAAACGTGTTGAAGGACGACTGGAAGGGTTATCGACGTGCCCGTTGAACTATCGCCAAGCGCGGCTTTGGGCCTCTGGCACCGCGTATCCCTATTGCAGGTGAGGGCTGACGCGCCTGATCTCACCCTGCGGCAAACCGCCATCCTTCTGCAAATTTATCTCGTTCCGCCGCCCCATACCGTACGCGGTCTTGCCGCAATACTCGGGGTTACAAAACCCGTGATCACCCGTGCGCTGGACAGTCTCGGGACCTTGGGATTGGTGGATCGTGAGCGAGACGATCAGGACAGACGCAACGTTATCATAAAACGAACGGTTGCCGGTGCACTCTATCTGGAAAAGTTCGGCGATTTGGTTATTGATCAGGCGCGAGAGATTTGAAACCCTGGACGTGAAACGATGATACTCGACCGCCGCCTGAATGTGTTCCGCTCCGATCTGGCTGATGAAAAGCTGAAAGGTGCTGTTGAAGCGACCCGCTTTGTAAACGGCACGCCGGCCCAGGTCAGCATCCCTGTCGCTGCGCTCAGACCATCGCCAGATCTTGCAAGCGGCATCGACACGGAACTGTTGTTCGGTGAAACGGTCAGGGTTTTCGACAGGGCGAACGGTTGGGCCTGGGTCCAGGCGGATGCGGACGGTTACACCGGATAC
Coding sequences within it:
- a CDS encoding winged helix-turn-helix transcriptional regulator, whose amino-acid sequence is MPVELSPSAALGLWHRVSLLQVRADAPDLTLRQTAILLQIYLVPPPHTVRGLAAILGVTKPVITRALDSLGTLGLVDRERDDQDRRNVIIKRTVAGALYLEKFGDLVIDQAREI
- a CDS encoding DUF475 domain-containing protein — translated: MSAAQKTTLSYFKWAFIVTVVGLILGGYLGWEMTGTIGGTATIFFICAVLAVLEISLSFDNAIVNANKLKDMTPEWQHRFLTWGILIAVFGMRIVFPLLIVVIAANVGPWTALVMAATQPERYAEIMHDAHLPIAAFGGTFLMMVGLNFFFDHEKDVHWVRWIEEKAATYSSVKGIEIAFVLIVMLIFSRIIGASEDPALGPVAANTFFHSAIWGLLTFLLVEVVGGILDRSQEMLEGAAKGGFGAFLYLEVLDASFSFDGVIGAFALTQNLFIIAIGLGIGAMYVRSMTIMLVEKGTLAEYRYLEHGAFYAILILSVIMYVQTMFHIPEVITGLGGAALIGISLWSSIRYNRQQSADAVEAARGAEI
- a CDS encoding DMT family transporter; protein product: MPNILRKLSPTGLGVAVMLLGMLLFALNDAMGKWLVATYSLGQVVLIRSAAALVILVPILWRGGLASVVKVERPSLQAARVFFSTAELFCFYFAVKALPLADVMTYWLAAPIYVAALSPFLLGEKVGWRRWTAIAIGFVGVVIALKPSSASLTSAALFSILGSAAFAFMMLSGRQLRNTPDTVLAFWQIVGAAVAAVVAVAAAPSGWAPIQSAFDLSLLCMLGVVAMTAHVLVNRALKLADAATVAPLQYTLLLWAVIFGWMFFGDVPQASIVAGAGLIVLSGLYIFFRENTLKRRRQAEDRIAAE
- a CDS encoding LysR family transcriptional regulator, yielding MNWDDVRIFLAVARTGQILAASKRLGLNHATLSRRLTSLEEALKTRLFIRRTNGCELTEEGQRFLGSAERMETEMLNAQASLGRVDTAVAGTVRIGAPDGLGVSFLAPRLGRLTARYPDLKIQLVPVPRSFSLSQREADIAITIERPDQGRLVQSKLTDYSLGLYASKAYLEEYGTPQDVEALKQHRRIGYVEDLIFSPSLNYTGEIMRDWDATFEISSAIGQTEAVRSGAGIGILHNYIAGQYPELIRILPEIGISRAYWTAYHESARQLVRVRTVVDFLQELVAAERRIFA